From a region of the Fischerella sp. JS2 genome:
- a CDS encoding sensor histidine kinase yields MLVFSFLFGLTIGLGVWICQMVQLRRLIGKIPPSLKSQPSDIALPLIPRLRHEIAELKQQQLYLQQIINNYQALLESAPVGYLQVDEENQMLWCNQQAREMLYVQRWQPGQIRLLLELVRSYELDQLIEQTRDRQQSQVKEWVFHPSCENAAAMLEQKPVVLRATSLPLSQGEVGVFLENRQILLEINQARDRAFSDLAHELRTPLTSIRLVVETLQDRIEAPLDRWVNRLMQEVDRLIFLVQSWLELTQLETDPTLKLNRQSTEVRSLISKVWESLEPLAARYQVQLIYKGPENILINADASRLYQVFLNLLDNSIKYSPPGGTITVETKILNVENNSSAKPTTSANLEVNIVDSGVGFAEADLPHVFERFYRGDQARTRDKTVETFSTTTLVGSGLGLAIVRQIILAHSGSIKAMNHPITGGAWIQFVLPEVMANSESQDYI; encoded by the coding sequence ATGTTAGTATTTAGTTTTCTTTTCGGTCTGACAATTGGACTCGGGGTTTGGATTTGCCAAATGGTGCAACTGCGCCGCCTTATAGGAAAAATACCGCCCTCATTAAAATCACAACCTAGTGATATTGCACTACCGCTGATTCCACGCTTGCGGCACGAAATTGCCGAGTTGAAACAGCAGCAGTTATATTTGCAACAAATTATTAATAATTATCAAGCACTGTTAGAGTCAGCGCCTGTAGGATACTTGCAGGTAGATGAAGAAAATCAAATGCTGTGGTGTAATCAACAGGCGCGAGAGATGTTGTATGTGCAAAGGTGGCAACCGGGACAAATACGATTGTTATTAGAGTTAGTGCGATCTTATGAACTAGACCAGTTGATTGAACAAACTCGCGATCGCCAGCAATCTCAAGTCAAAGAATGGGTATTTCACCCCTCTTGTGAAAATGCAGCAGCAATGTTAGAACAGAAGCCTGTAGTATTACGAGCTACTAGCTTGCCATTATCCCAGGGAGAAGTTGGCGTATTCTTGGAAAATCGCCAAATACTACTAGAAATTAACCAAGCACGTGACCGCGCTTTCTCCGACCTAGCCCACGAACTGAGAACGCCATTAACCTCTATTCGTTTGGTAGTAGAAACTTTGCAAGACCGCATTGAAGCACCTTTAGATCGCTGGGTTAATCGCCTCATGCAGGAAGTTGACCGATTGATTTTTTTGGTGCAAAGCTGGTTGGAACTTACCCAACTGGAAACCGATCCCACCCTCAAACTCAACCGTCAATCTACAGAAGTGCGATCGCTAATAAGCAAAGTCTGGGAAAGTCTTGAACCCCTAGCAGCACGCTATCAAGTCCAGCTTATCTATAAAGGACCGGAAAATATTTTGATTAATGCAGATGCTTCCCGTCTTTACCAAGTTTTCCTGAATTTGTTGGACAATAGCATCAAGTACAGTCCCCCTGGCGGTACTATTACTGTTGAAACAAAAATTTTAAATGTAGAAAATAATAGTAGTGCTAAACCAACTACATCAGCCAATCTTGAAGTAAATATTGTTGACTCTGGAGTGGGTTTTGCTGAGGCAGATTTACCCCATGTTTTTGAACGATTTTATCGGGGAGATCAAGCACGAACTCGTGACAAAACAGTAGAAACTTTTTCTACAACAACATTAGTGGGTAGTGGTTTAGGTTTGGCGATCGTCCGTCAAATCATTCTAGCTCATAGCGGTTCCATCAAAGCCATGAATCACCCTATTACAGGTGGTGCATGGATACAGTTTGTACTACCTGAAGTCATGGCAAATTCTGAAAGCCAAGACTATATTTGA
- a CDS encoding DUF3318 domain-containing protein, with protein MEPTAEIRRLFDIMPASGRIMTKILSKPEQSKVIDVSFPLPWKRERPIYINFDLWRRLPKQQRDLMLLRTVCWLTGVRWFKADIYQGLAVAGMLGALVEFSQTDPVGVVVAGGLTTLAIYRITASNRSQHSELNADEVAINIAQRRGYSEVEAAQHLLSAIETVAKVEGRSILTFNELIRCQNLRAIAGLSSVSIPNKL; from the coding sequence ATGGAGCCAACCGCCGAAATTCGCCGTTTGTTTGATATTATGCCTGCTTCTGGTCGTATCATGACCAAAATTCTGAGTAAACCCGAGCAGTCAAAAGTAATTGATGTTTCCTTTCCTTTACCTTGGAAGCGCGAGCGACCAATATATATTAACTTCGATTTGTGGCGTCGGTTGCCGAAACAGCAACGGGATTTGATGCTATTACGGACAGTTTGCTGGTTAACAGGGGTAAGGTGGTTTAAAGCAGATATTTATCAAGGTCTAGCCGTAGCTGGAATGTTAGGCGCATTGGTAGAATTCTCGCAAACAGATCCAGTAGGTGTTGTTGTTGCTGGTGGACTGACTACTTTGGCTATATATCGGATTACAGCTAGCAACCGTTCTCAACATTCCGAGTTAAACGCTGATGAAGTTGCTATTAACATAGCGCAACGTCGTGGTTACTCAGAAGTAGAAGCAGCACAACATTTATTATCTGCGATTGAGACTGTCGCCAAAGTAGAAGGACGTAGTATCTTAACTTTTAATGAATTAATTCGTTGCCAAAACTTACGGGCGATCGCTGGTTTGTCTTCGGTGAGTATACCGAATAAATTATGA
- a CDS encoding glycosyltransferase, protein MAAPAYPRWFHPCLLLLWLLIGMGLRLTNLTAKPPWTDEFSTLVFSLGNSFLPVPLNQPITIDVLLQPLQPQSDATIQDVLTHLFSESNHPPLYFVLTHLWLKLFPTQAELVSLWGARSLAAIFGAISIPAIYALSWLAFRSRSVSHLAAAIMAISPYGIFLAQEARHYTLAILWVIASLACLVVATGHIQKHTQLPIWLVFAWIGINALGVATHYFFALTLVTEAVVLIFLAWKQWKQRERSLYTQIANKDYIRKSPPSFYLPTSLFSTPWRRIYAVAIGTFVAGIVWIPAFLHNAYGDKLTGWIQGDRIGIAWISPIFQAMAAWITMISLLPVESPEIPVVIAAGLVMIIFFVWVIPILANGFKTQLEKPQSRMITQVFAGVVVAAIALFFCFTYFLGIDLTRGARYNFVYFPALVVLIGASLAISWNTLPEKIVRWGVTGKMSVIIIWIMGFLSAITVVFNLGYQKYYRPDLFVELIQNTSKVPVLIATTQKTHVQIGEMMGVAREFKFHNSLSLSPQFLLAHKDKKNNASNTLQNVLKTLPRPLDLWLVNFHTAEPEAIKNCVADTQNFPAVNGYKYKIYHCNS, encoded by the coding sequence ATGGCGGCTCCAGCATACCCCCGTTGGTTTCACCCCTGTTTGCTCTTGCTTTGGCTGTTGATCGGTATGGGTTTACGCTTAACCAATTTGACGGCAAAACCTCCTTGGACAGATGAATTTTCTACTTTAGTATTCAGTCTGGGAAATAGTTTTTTGCCAGTACCGTTAAATCAACCGATCACAATCGATGTTTTATTACAACCACTGCAACCCCAAAGCGATGCAACAATTCAAGATGTCCTAACACATTTATTCAGTGAAAGCAATCATCCACCTTTGTACTTTGTACTAACTCACCTGTGGCTGAAGTTGTTTCCGACACAAGCAGAGCTAGTGTCATTATGGGGAGCGCGATCGCTTGCTGCTATTTTCGGAGCAATATCTATTCCTGCAATTTATGCTTTAAGCTGGCTGGCTTTTCGTTCCCGTTCGGTGAGTCATTTAGCTGCTGCGATCATGGCAATATCACCCTATGGTATCTTTTTGGCTCAAGAAGCCCGTCATTATACTTTAGCTATTTTATGGGTAATTGCTTCTCTAGCTTGCCTAGTAGTTGCCACAGGTCACATCCAAAAGCACACTCAGTTACCCATTTGGTTAGTCTTTGCTTGGATTGGAATTAATGCTTTAGGTGTTGCAACTCATTATTTTTTTGCACTCACTCTGGTTACTGAAGCTGTTGTGCTAATTTTTCTTGCGTGGAAACAGTGGAAACAAAGGGAAAGATCGCTATACACACAGATCGCCAATAAAGATTACATAAGGAAGTCTCCCCCATCTTTTTATCTCCCCACCTCCCTCTTCTCCACCCCCTGGAGACGCATCTATGCTGTTGCTATTGGCACTTTTGTAGCAGGTATAGTCTGGATACCAGCATTTTTACATAATGCTTATGGTGACAAATTAACAGGTTGGATTCAGGGTGATCGCATTGGTATTGCTTGGATTAGTCCGATTTTTCAAGCTATGGCAGCATGGATTACAATGATTTCTTTGCTACCAGTGGAATCACCAGAAATTCCAGTAGTAATTGCTGCTGGGTTAGTAATGATTATTTTCTTTGTTTGGGTAATACCAATTTTAGCTAATGGCTTTAAAACTCAGCTAGAAAAACCACAAAGCCGTATGATCACGCAAGTGTTTGCTGGTGTTGTTGTGGCAGCGATCGCTTTGTTCTTTTGCTTCACTTATTTTCTTGGTATTGATCTGACCAGAGGCGCTCGTTATAACTTTGTATACTTTCCTGCGCTAGTAGTATTAATTGGGGCAAGTCTAGCAATTAGTTGGAATACTCTTCCAGAAAAAATAGTCAGATGGGGAGTAACGGGAAAAATGTCTGTGATCATTATTTGGATAATGGGTTTTCTCAGTGCTATTACAGTTGTTTTTAATTTAGGTTATCAGAAATATTACCGTCCAGACTTGTTTGTAGAACTGATTCAAAATACATCTAAAGTACCAGTACTGATCGCTACTACTCAAAAAACTCATGTACAAATTGGTGAAATGATGGGAGTCGCTAGAGAATTTAAGTTTCATAATTCTCTTTCCCTGTCTCCACAATTTCTTTTGGCCCATAAAGACAAAAAAAATAATGCTTCTAATACTCTCCAAAATGTCTTAAAAACATTACCTCGTCCCCTTGACTTATGGTTAGTAAACTTTCATACTGCTGAACCAGAAGCAATCAAAAATTGTGTTGCCGATACTCAAAATTTCCCAGCAGTAAATGGTTACAAATATAAAATTTATCACTGTAATTCATAA
- a CDS encoding class I SAM-dependent methyltransferase, with translation MLAGYQEDLAYIHDVGFGAFSSESTPGLLEILHQKGINKGLVVDLGCGSGIWAKALTQASYDVLGIDISDAFIDLARKKAPRANFQKASFLRVTLPKCDAVTSIGECLNYQFDQHSLGEIQELFAHIYESLKPGGVFIFDIAELGYVSGMNPQKTYCQGEDWAILLEKEEDQKTHQLTRKMTIFRKLGNLYRRSEELHCVQLYKGSEILQELQRVGFQVRVIHGYRVIHGYGEFRFTQTQVGFIATKE, from the coding sequence ATGCTTGCAGGTTATCAAGAGGATCTTGCTTACATTCACGATGTCGGTTTTGGTGCTTTCTCAAGTGAATCTACACCAGGGTTATTGGAAATATTGCATCAAAAAGGTATAAATAAGGGTTTAGTAGTTGATTTAGGGTGTGGTAGTGGTATATGGGCAAAAGCACTCACTCAAGCTAGTTATGATGTTTTAGGCATAGATATTTCTGATGCATTTATAGACTTAGCCAGAAAAAAAGCACCAAGAGCTAATTTCCAAAAAGCGTCTTTTCTGAGAGTCACGCTGCCAAAATGTGATGCTGTAACCTCAATCGGAGAATGCTTAAATTATCAATTTGATCAGCATAGTTTAGGAGAAATCCAAGAGCTATTCGCTCACATCTACGAAAGCTTAAAACCAGGTGGCGTATTTATTTTTGATATTGCTGAGCTGGGATATGTTAGTGGTATGAATCCACAAAAAACCTATTGTCAAGGAGAAGATTGGGCAATCCTGCTAGAAAAAGAGGAAGATCAAAAAACTCATCAGTTAACTCGTAAAATGACCATCTTCCGTAAACTAGGAAATCTTTATCGCAGAAGTGAAGAACTACATTGTGTTCAACTATACAAGGGTTCTGAAATTTTACAAGAACTGCAAAGAGTTGGCTTTCAAGTCAGAGTTATTCATGGATATAGAGTTATTCATGGATATGGAGAATTCAGATTCACTCAGACCCAAGTCGGCTTTATCGCAACAAAAGAATAA
- the phoU gene encoding phosphate signaling complex protein PhoU, producing MFENASVKAIIYDPNSGTTQITREIRRIERDILRMGALVEQSFRLSHQALFARDLKAAEELPHIDKQIDHFYKQIESDCAAIMTMQAPVAQDLRCLSAFMQLVRDLERIGDYAKDLAEIAVKIFPYPPHPSLPEIAMMSHHAQAMLATSLVALADLDEAGGRSIKQLDDAVDSAYEHLYQTLAYQRDVPGVVEPILLLVLVIRHLERMADHATNIGQRVAYIVTGQRN from the coding sequence ATGTTTGAGAATGCAAGCGTGAAAGCCATTATATATGATCCTAACTCTGGAACAACCCAGATAACGCGCGAAATCAGGCGCATAGAGCGAGATATCTTACGCATGGGAGCTTTGGTAGAACAATCCTTTCGCCTCAGCCACCAAGCGTTATTTGCCCGTGATTTAAAAGCAGCTGAGGAACTTCCCCATATAGATAAACAAATTGATCACTTCTACAAGCAAATAGAGTCAGACTGTGCGGCGATTATGACAATGCAAGCTCCTGTTGCTCAAGATTTGCGCTGTTTGAGTGCTTTTATGCAATTGGTGCGTGACTTAGAACGAATTGGGGACTATGCTAAAGATTTAGCTGAGATTGCAGTTAAAATTTTTCCTTATCCGCCCCACCCTTCGTTACCTGAAATTGCCATGATGTCACATCACGCTCAGGCAATGCTAGCAACTAGTTTAGTCGCTTTAGCAGATTTAGATGAAGCTGGTGGACGCAGTATTAAACAGCTAGATGATGCTGTAGATAGTGCCTACGAACATCTTTATCAAACTTTAGCTTATCAAAGAGATGTTCCAGGTGTAGTTGAACCTATTTTGTTGCTGGTACTAGTAATACGCCATTTAGAACGTATGGCAGACCATGCAACCAATATTGGTCAACGAGTGGCATATATTGTCACAGGTCAGCGTAACTAG
- a CDS encoding PhoX family protein — MSIIRRDFLLLMGGSAGAVALNYLWGCKPKLPLQKLEFTFQPIKGPIPLLTDGFKTEQQKEQYSTYEVVDDLVLPEGYQYQIIAAWGDKVGDSRFGYNNDYLSLISTGENKGFLSVNFEYISAIPWMQTYEQVIGKPLPFAQVKTALQNNSSGKNEINAFALPDNVSIKAKITEICQEALLDQGLGVISVRKTADGKWERTNSPADRRISGISGLSDGKYLKATGPAVAVFRKQQGQGYIDQLGDRIIGTFANCAGGTTPWGTVLSAEENFQAQVPEPVYSDGTSLDPSKRPFALGDEELYGQGNVFGLAGNKYGWIVEIDPANPKDYGTKHTWLGRYRHEAVGVRVEAGKPLAFYSGCDRRGGHIYKFVSRDKVQDPKNKANSQLLTKGILYAAKFNSDGTGRWIPLTTDTPVDPDLPSNIVGNLILLPKSPQAKTTKETKGDYLAITKDQEIAQYKQNFKNLGNLYSGNAEEQQGAILIDAHYAASAIGATCTGRPEDREVAANGDLYISFTSGSPDQEGGPDTRVFQGPKAETPYEYGWVMRLTEDSNDPAAVTFRWQMLATGGEPAAGGMGFANPDNLLLDKNGNVWMVTDISTGKMNQSVKNRTDSGGKLTINSGLFGNNAIWLIPTQGDDAGKAFLFGIGPIECEITGPCFTIDEKSMFISIQHPGEANGIRKNQILESREFLLTTTTGEEFLQTRRVPIGSNWPTKTPDAPPKPAVVVVTKL; from the coding sequence ATGAGTATCATACGCAGAGATTTTTTGCTGTTAATGGGAGGGAGTGCAGGTGCAGTAGCACTAAATTATTTGTGGGGATGCAAGCCAAAATTACCGTTACAGAAGCTTGAATTTACATTTCAACCCATTAAAGGGCCGATACCCCTACTGACCGATGGCTTCAAAACAGAACAGCAAAAAGAACAATATAGCACCTACGAAGTAGTAGATGATTTAGTCCTACCAGAAGGCTATCAGTACCAGATTATTGCTGCTTGGGGTGATAAAGTTGGGGATTCTCGCTTTGGTTACAATAACGACTATCTTTCTTTGATCTCTACAGGCGAAAACAAAGGATTTCTCTCGGTTAACTTTGAATACATTAGTGCCATTCCTTGGATGCAAACTTACGAACAAGTCATTGGTAAACCGTTACCGTTTGCACAAGTGAAAACAGCGCTACAAAATAACTCATCCGGCAAGAATGAAATTAATGCTTTTGCTTTACCGGATAATGTCTCAATCAAAGCTAAAATTACAGAGATTTGCCAGGAAGCACTTCTAGATCAAGGACTTGGTGTTATTTCCGTGCGGAAAACAGCGGATGGCAAATGGGAACGTACTAATTCTCCAGCAGATAGAAGAATTTCTGGTATCTCCGGTTTAAGTGATGGCAAATACTTAAAAGCAACTGGACCTGCGGTAGCTGTATTTCGCAAACAACAGGGACAGGGATATATTGATCAGTTAGGCGATCGCATTATTGGTACTTTTGCCAACTGTGCTGGTGGCACAACTCCTTGGGGAACAGTCCTTAGTGCAGAAGAAAATTTTCAAGCTCAAGTCCCGGAACCTGTATACTCTGATGGTACTTCTTTAGATCCCAGCAAACGTCCTTTTGCTTTGGGTGACGAGGAACTGTACGGACAGGGTAATGTTTTTGGGTTAGCTGGAAACAAATACGGTTGGATTGTAGAAATAGATCCTGCCAATCCTAAGGACTACGGCACAAAACATACGTGGTTGGGACGCTATCGCCATGAAGCTGTGGGTGTGCGAGTGGAAGCAGGCAAACCATTGGCATTTTATTCGGGATGCGATCGCAGAGGAGGACACATTTACAAATTTGTCAGCCGCGACAAGGTTCAAGACCCCAAGAATAAAGCTAATTCTCAGCTATTGACTAAAGGCATACTCTATGCTGCCAAGTTCAACTCTGATGGTACTGGTCGTTGGATACCGTTAACAACAGATACACCAGTAGATCCAGATCTTCCTAGCAACATCGTAGGCAACCTAATTTTATTACCAAAAAGTCCCCAAGCAAAAACCACCAAGGAAACAAAAGGTGATTACTTAGCGATCACCAAAGATCAAGAAATCGCTCAATATAAACAAAACTTTAAGAATTTAGGTAATCTCTACAGTGGTAACGCTGAAGAACAACAAGGCGCTATCTTAATTGATGCTCATTACGCGGCTAGTGCTATCGGTGCGACCTGTACTGGTCGTCCAGAGGATAGAGAAGTTGCCGCAAATGGAGATTTGTATATTAGCTTTACCTCTGGTTCTCCTGATCAAGAGGGTGGTCCAGATACCAGAGTTTTCCAGGGCCCCAAAGCTGAAACTCCCTATGAATATGGCTGGGTGATGCGTCTTACAGAAGACAGCAATGATCCCGCAGCAGTTACCTTTCGATGGCAGATGTTAGCTACTGGTGGTGAACCGGCTGCTGGTGGCATGGGTTTTGCTAATCCTGATAATTTATTATTGGATAAAAATGGCAATGTCTGGATGGTGACAGACATTTCCACAGGAAAAATGAATCAGTCCGTCAAAAATCGTACTGATAGTGGTGGGAAACTCACCATAAATTCTGGTTTGTTTGGTAATAATGCCATTTGGTTGATACCTACTCAGGGAGATGATGCAGGCAAGGCTTTTCTATTTGGTATTGGCCCTATCGAGTGTGAAATCACAGGCCCTTGCTTTACTATAGACGAAAAATCAATGTTTATTTCTATACAGCATCCTGGAGAAGCAAATGGTATTCGTAAAAATCAAATCCTAGAAAGTAGAGAATTCCTATTAACGACCACAACAGGTGAAGAATTTTTGCAAACTCGTCGAGTCCCTATTGGCTCCAACTGGCCTACAAAAACCCCTGATGCACCCCCCAAACCAGCAGTTGTTGTCGTTACCAAGCTCTAA
- a CDS encoding Crp/Fnr family transcriptional regulator, with the protein MIYSSSHIQNSIASHKSSLSPNLPQRIFTRREVIPARNDVLWRIERGAVRTLTWSEDGTFITLGYWGPGDLIGYPLSRVKPYQIECLTSVEVSVVPPHHWNQDVNALMTHIQQAEELLSIVHRKPISLRLWQFLVWLSEKFGRDVEQGKLIELNVTHQEMAEVLNTTRVTVTRLLQQFEDEGNLLRHKRRIILCLSNYSN; encoded by the coding sequence ATGATCTATTCTAGCAGTCACATACAAAACTCAATTGCATCACATAAGAGTAGCTTATCACCCAATCTACCTCAACGCATCTTTACTCGCAGAGAGGTTATTCCAGCACGTAACGACGTATTGTGGCGAATCGAGCGTGGGGCAGTACGTACCTTAACTTGGAGCGAAGATGGAACATTCATTACTCTGGGATATTGGGGACCAGGAGATTTAATTGGTTATCCTCTTTCTAGAGTTAAGCCTTACCAAATAGAATGCTTGACTAGTGTTGAAGTAAGTGTAGTACCACCACATCATTGGAATCAAGATGTCAATGCTCTCATGACTCATATTCAACAAGCAGAGGAACTGTTAAGTATTGTCCATAGAAAACCAATCTCTTTACGTTTGTGGCAATTTTTGGTTTGGCTAAGTGAAAAATTTGGTCGGGATGTAGAACAAGGCAAGTTAATTGAACTCAATGTTACTCATCAAGAGATGGCAGAAGTTTTAAATACAACAAGAGTAACAGTAACTCGCCTTCTCCAACAATTCGAGGATGAAGGTAACTTGTTACGCCACAAACGCAGAATTATTTTGTGTTTATCAAATTATAGTAATTAA
- a CDS encoding iron uptake porin, producing the protein MTKPFWNALKLSPLVFAATLFAANNAFAAEVKQEINQDVTSVAQLSQGSTDSMGQVTSVSQFSDVQPTDWAFQALQSLVERYGCIAGYPNGTYRGNRPMTRYEFAAGLNACLDRVNELIATATAELVTKEDLATLQRLQEEFSAELATLRGRVDALEARTAELEANQFSTTTKLVGEAIFNAAGAFGDERADGSGNDIDENITFSDRVRLSLNSSFVGTDQLQIRLQAGNIPNFGTATGTNMARLAYDNNTGNDVEIDKINYAFNLSDAIRVKVDANNGEFWENVPNFSEFASSGRGSISRYGRFSPIYRQGSGGAGITVSYQPQGSAFNAAIGYLAGGRNNVANNPVDGAGLFDGNFAALAQIGFQPAQAFNIGLTYVRSYQNSVGGVNLFESTGSANASQPFGNGVATAANHYGAEVNFKPSSKLTVGGWVGFSNAEAKNGPNEGDNADAFYWMANVAFKDFGSEGSLLGFQFGQPPKITDNDIGAREDDDTSYHLEALYRYQLTDNISITPGFLAIFNPEHNDNNDTVYVGTLRTTFTF; encoded by the coding sequence ATGACAAAACCATTCTGGAACGCCCTGAAGTTGAGTCCGCTTGTTTTTGCTGCTACATTATTTGCAGCAAACAATGCTTTCGCAGCAGAAGTAAAGCAGGAAATTAATCAAGACGTGACTTCTGTAGCTCAGTTGTCCCAAGGATCTACTGACAGCATGGGACAGGTTACATCTGTTTCCCAGTTTTCTGACGTACAGCCTACAGACTGGGCATTCCAAGCTTTACAGTCTCTAGTTGAGCGGTATGGTTGTATTGCAGGTTACCCCAATGGTACTTATCGCGGTAACCGCCCTATGACCCGCTATGAATTCGCCGCAGGTTTGAATGCTTGTCTAGACCGGGTTAATGAACTAATTGCCACAGCAACAGCTGAATTGGTAACTAAGGAAGACTTGGCTACCCTACAGCGTTTGCAAGAAGAATTTTCTGCGGAACTAGCGACTTTACGTGGTCGTGTAGATGCTTTGGAAGCCCGCACTGCTGAGTTGGAAGCCAATCAGTTTTCTACAACAACTAAGCTAGTTGGGGAAGCAATTTTCAACGCTGCTGGAGCTTTTGGAGATGAAAGAGCTGACGGTAGTGGAAATGATATAGATGAAAATATTACTTTCTCAGACCGAGTTCGTTTGAGCTTGAATAGCAGTTTCGTCGGTACAGACCAGTTGCAAATCCGTTTACAAGCTGGCAATATACCTAACTTTGGAACAGCAACCGGCACTAACATGGCCCGCCTTGCTTATGACAATAATACTGGTAATGATGTTGAAATCGATAAAATCAACTACGCTTTCAACCTCAGTGATGCGATTCGCGTCAAGGTAGATGCTAATAATGGTGAATTTTGGGAAAACGTTCCTAACTTCTCGGAATTTGCTAGTTCAGGAAGAGGTTCTATTTCTCGCTATGGTCGCTTCAGCCCCATCTATCGCCAAGGTTCTGGTGGTGCAGGTATAACTGTTAGCTACCAACCTCAGGGATCAGCTTTTAATGCAGCTATAGGTTATCTTGCTGGTGGTCGTAATAACGTAGCTAATAACCCTGTAGATGGAGCAGGTCTATTTGATGGTAACTTTGCTGCACTTGCTCAGATTGGTTTCCAGCCAGCTCAAGCCTTCAACATTGGTCTGACTTACGTCCGTAGCTACCAAAATAGTGTTGGTGGTGTTAACCTGTTTGAATCTACAGGTAGCGCAAATGCCAGCCAACCATTTGGTAATGGTGTTGCTACTGCTGCTAACCACTATGGTGCAGAAGTCAACTTCAAGCCCAGTTCTAAGCTTACTGTTGGCGGTTGGGTAGGCTTCAGCAACGCGGAAGCTAAGAATGGCCCAAATGAAGGTGATAATGCAGATGCTTTCTATTGGATGGCTAACGTAGCTTTTAAAGACTTTGGATCAGAGGGTAGCTTACTCGGTTTTCAGTTTGGTCAACCACCTAAAATTACCGATAATGATATCGGGGCGCGTGAAGATGATGACACTTCTTATCATCTAGAAGCTCTCTACAGATACCAACTCACTGATAACATCTCTATTACTCCTGGTTTCCTAGCTATCTTTAACCCTGAGCATAACGACAATAACGACACTGTATACGTTGGTACCCTTCGTACCACCTTCACTTTTTAG